A section of the Prochlorococcus sp. MIT 1341 genome encodes:
- a CDS encoding RelA/SpoT family protein, protein MGRIEDYGIDLPNWLQDCIKKIPPRVGQCCPLDSEALLAAAFDFAFQLHEGQFRASGEPYIVHPVAVADLLWDIGSSPSVIAAGFLHDVVEDTDVTPEQLEAYFGIEVRGLVEGVTKLGGIHFTNRTEAQAENLRKMFLAMASDIRVVLVKLADRLHNMRTISSLQSDKQQRIARETREIYAHLANRLGIGRFKWELEDLAFKLLEPDDFREIQQQVSTKRSEREDRLKVTVNLLSDRLRSMDLGNCEISGRPKHLYGIWSKMQRQQKAFHEIFDVAALRILAPSVEACYRALAVVHDTFRPIPGRFKDYIGLPKPNGYQSLHTAVIGRHRPIEVQIRTPEMHRVAEFGIAAHWKYKEGGSPASGDAERFNWLRQLVEWQQEGGNDDHNDYLASIKEDLFDEEVFVFTPKGDVVGLRKGSTAVDFAYRIHSEVGNHCHGTRINDRLCPLSTPLQNGDFVNVLTSKTAHPSLDWLNFVATPTARNRIRQWYKRSHRDETIQRGKELLERELGRNGFDALLSSEAMTRVAERCNLQTTDDLLAALGFGALTLQQVLNRLREEVRLQNLVPDHLETNYDVARSIVTKNELNPSKTSHREGEPIIGIEGLEYRLGGCCSPLPGEAIVGTVALGNHGITIHRQDCSNVSSTPSERRLPVRWNQRTVYESQRFPVQLRIEVIDRVGILKDILMRLSDSGINVSDARVKTAYGKPACIDLRVELKSSSQLSKTVEQIRSMADVLDIARIGLG, encoded by the coding sequence ATGGGGAGAATTGAGGATTACGGAATTGATCTACCGAATTGGTTACAAGATTGTATTAAGAAAATTCCTCCAAGGGTTGGACAATGCTGCCCTTTGGATTCTGAGGCCTTGTTGGCGGCAGCGTTTGACTTTGCTTTTCAGCTTCATGAGGGTCAATTTCGAGCCAGTGGAGAGCCTTATATAGTTCATCCAGTTGCAGTGGCTGATCTCCTTTGGGATATTGGATCAAGCCCATCAGTAATTGCTGCTGGTTTTTTGCATGATGTCGTTGAGGATACGGACGTTACTCCAGAGCAGTTAGAAGCATATTTTGGAATTGAAGTACGTGGCTTAGTGGAAGGAGTGACAAAACTAGGAGGAATTCACTTCACGAATCGGACAGAAGCTCAGGCTGAAAATCTTCGCAAAATGTTCTTGGCAATGGCAAGTGATATCAGGGTTGTTTTGGTGAAATTGGCAGATAGGCTCCATAACATGCGCACTATTTCTTCTCTTCAATCTGATAAGCAGCAGCGAATAGCACGTGAAACTAGAGAAATTTATGCTCACTTAGCTAATCGCTTAGGTATAGGTCGCTTCAAATGGGAATTGGAGGATTTGGCATTCAAATTGCTTGAACCTGATGATTTTCGTGAGATTCAACAACAAGTTTCTACTAAGCGCAGTGAGCGAGAAGATCGCTTGAAGGTAACTGTGAACTTGTTAAGTGATCGTTTGAGATCTATGGATCTTGGAAATTGCGAGATTAGTGGCCGGCCAAAACATCTTTATGGAATTTGGAGCAAGATGCAACGTCAACAAAAGGCATTTCATGAAATATTTGATGTTGCAGCTCTTCGCATACTTGCGCCCTCTGTAGAGGCTTGTTATCGAGCATTGGCGGTCGTTCATGATACTTTTCGCCCTATCCCAGGTCGTTTTAAGGATTACATTGGTTTACCTAAACCGAATGGCTATCAGTCGCTCCATACAGCTGTTATTGGTAGACATAGGCCAATTGAAGTTCAGATTCGGACTCCAGAAATGCATAGGGTTGCAGAGTTTGGCATTGCTGCGCATTGGAAGTATAAAGAGGGTGGATCGCCAGCTTCTGGAGATGCAGAGCGCTTTAATTGGTTACGTCAGTTAGTTGAGTGGCAACAAGAAGGAGGTAATGATGACCATAATGATTATCTGGCTTCAATCAAGGAAGATCTTTTTGATGAAGAGGTTTTTGTGTTTACTCCAAAAGGTGATGTTGTAGGCCTTCGAAAGGGATCAACTGCTGTAGATTTTGCTTATAGGATTCACTCGGAAGTTGGTAATCATTGCCATGGAACGAGGATTAATGATCGACTTTGTCCTTTATCAACACCCTTGCAAAATGGTGATTTTGTAAATGTATTAACGAGTAAAACGGCCCATCCAAGTTTGGATTGGCTGAATTTTGTTGCGACACCAACTGCTCGTAATCGTATACGGCAGTGGTACAAGAGAAGCCATCGAGATGAAACAATTCAAAGAGGAAAGGAGTTATTGGAGAGAGAGTTGGGACGAAATGGTTTTGACGCCTTACTTAGTAGTGAGGCAATGACCAGAGTGGCTGAGCGCTGTAATTTGCAAACCACAGATGATTTATTAGCTGCTTTAGGGTTTGGAGCCTTAACATTGCAGCAAGTTCTTAATCGATTGAGAGAGGAGGTACGTCTACAGAATTTAGTTCCTGACCATTTAGAAACTAATTACGATGTTGCACGAAGTATAGTTACCAAGAATGAGTTAAACCCCTCGAAGACGTCTCATAGAGAGGGTGAGCCAATTATAGGTATTGAAGGACTGGAATACCGTCTAGGTGGTTGTTGTAGTCCTCTCCCTGGAGAAGCAATTGTAGGAACTGTGGCTTTAGGTAACCACGGCATTACGATTCATCGTCAGGATTGCTCCAATGTGTCATCTACACCGAGTGAGAGGAGGTTACCTGTTCGTTGGAATCAGAGGACAGTCTATGAATCACAACGATTTCCAGTACAGTTACGAATCGAAGTCATTGATCGTGTAGGTATTCTAAAGGATATTTTGATGCGTTTATCAGATAGTGGGATTAATGTTAGTGATGCACGCGTAAAGACCGCATATGGCAAGCCAGCTTGTATTGATTTGCGGGTAGAATTGAAAAGTTCTTCCCAACTTTCTAAAACAGTTGAACAAATTAGATCAATGGCTGATGTCCTAGATATTGCACGTATTGGCTTGGGATAG
- the nadC gene encoding carboxylating nicotinate-nucleotide diphosphorylase — MDFVSPWINRLLDTFLEEDLGRGDLTASATNQGYGKANLIAKQSGIFCGGPLVERVFQRLDGLVNTRQLVLDGETIASGQKLLELEGPAMSLLAGERTALNLAMHLSGIATATASLVAELNGTSVKLVDTRKTTPGLRVLEKYAVRCGGGVNHRLGLDDAAMLKENHIAWSGGIEAAVRAVRSTLPWPSSLIVEAETSIQAEEAVCLGVDGVLLDEFSLSELRILVPRLRELASALMKEGGPGRIVLEASGVNPTTLKEYASTGVDFISSSASITKSTWLDFSLRFEKNV; from the coding sequence TTGGATTTCGTCTCTCCATGGATTAATCGTCTTTTGGACACTTTCCTAGAGGAGGATCTAGGACGTGGTGATTTAACAGCTAGTGCAACTAATCAGGGTTATGGCAAAGCAAATTTAATAGCCAAGCAATCAGGAATCTTTTGTGGGGGACCTTTAGTTGAACGAGTGTTTCAGCGACTAGATGGTTTGGTTAACACTCGTCAGCTAGTTTTGGATGGAGAAACTATTGCAAGCGGACAAAAATTATTAGAACTAGAGGGACCTGCCATGAGTCTTTTAGCAGGAGAAAGAACAGCGTTAAACCTTGCGATGCATCTATCGGGTATAGCTACTGCTACAGCATCCTTAGTAGCAGAGTTGAATGGTACTTCTGTGAAGCTTGTAGACACTAGAAAGACTACGCCCGGATTGCGTGTATTGGAAAAATATGCGGTGCGTTGTGGAGGCGGTGTTAATCATCGTCTTGGTTTAGATGATGCTGCAATGCTGAAAGAAAACCATATCGCTTGGTCAGGAGGAATTGAAGCTGCAGTACGAGCTGTTAGGTCAACATTGCCTTGGCCATCTAGCTTGATTGTTGAAGCAGAGACTTCAATACAGGCAGAGGAAGCTGTTTGCCTTGGTGTTGATGGTGTACTACTTGATGAGTTTTCTCTTTCTGAGTTAAGGATTCTGGTTCCTCGACTTCGGGAGCTAGCGTCAGCACTTATGAAGGAGGGAGGACCTGGCCGGATTGTTCTTGAGGCATCGGGTGTTAACCCAACTACTTTGAAGGAATATGCATCTACAGGTGTTGACTTTATTTCGAGCAGTGCATCAATTACCAAAAGCACTTGGCTTGATTTCAGCTTGCGCTTTGAAAAGAATGTTTGA
- a CDS encoding DUF2062 domain-containing protein produces the protein MSKSLRWIWHHKGSAGERAKGLAVGVFSGCFPFFGLQTLLGISLASVIKGNHLLAAIGTWISNPFTYLPLYWMNYYVGSTLIGKQENFPNISNLDSQEVWSQSLSFIVRVILGSFIVGGIAGTLSGAIYYHILKKLSRSAK, from the coding sequence TTGTCCAAGTCACTTAGATGGATCTGGCACCATAAAGGTTCTGCTGGCGAACGTGCAAAAGGACTTGCAGTAGGCGTATTTAGCGGATGTTTCCCATTCTTTGGATTACAGACACTTTTAGGCATCAGTCTTGCGAGTGTTATCAAAGGCAACCACCTCCTAGCAGCTATAGGAACATGGATTAGCAATCCATTCACTTATCTTCCTCTATATTGGATGAATTATTATGTTGGATCAACACTTATAGGCAAACAAGAAAACTTTCCCAATATAAGCAACCTCGACTCACAAGAAGTTTGGTCACAAAGTCTAAGTTTTATTGTTAGGGTAATTTTAGGCTCTTTCATTGTTGGAGGTATTGCGGGAACTCTTTCTGGGGCTATCTACTACCACATCCTAAAGAAGTTGAGTCGAAGTGCTAAATAG
- the mnmE gene encoding tRNA uridine-5-carboxymethylaminomethyl(34) synthesis GTPase MnmE, whose amino-acid sequence MSSLSTFDHETIAAVVTAVAPAQGGVAIVRVSGPDAESVVKNVVSIPGTQLWESHRILYGYVLGESPTERLDEVLILVMKAPRSFTGEDVVEIHCHGGLISVQRVLGRVLSQPGIRRAMAGEFSQRAVLNGRLDLTSAEAINELISARSRRAAQLAMKGLDGGIQRRITLLRKRLLDQLSELDARVDFEEDLPKLDSALVLNELQTVSLELRQLIQDSERGLVFRKGLRVALIGRPNVGKSSLLNRLSGHNKAIVSDLPGTTRDLLESSLDLNGVPITLIDTAGIHETKDSLENLGIDRSYEVLLGADVVLLVFDLGVGWTKADSQLLEKIPADIPRLLIGNKADLLDSDNRHHSSSCHEESSPNVIMSSLTGAGEENVIQAILKVCGATDTENLIISLNERQRDLALAALAALARVQEVANEKLPWDFWTIDLRDAIHSLGEVLGEEVTEAVLDRIFSRFCIGK is encoded by the coding sequence ATGTCTTCTTTATCAACCTTTGATCATGAAACTATTGCAGCTGTTGTAACTGCAGTAGCTCCCGCTCAAGGAGGGGTTGCCATTGTGAGGGTCTCTGGGCCAGATGCCGAGAGTGTTGTTAAGAATGTTGTTTCCATTCCCGGGACTCAGCTTTGGGAAAGTCATCGCATTCTTTATGGGTATGTATTGGGTGAAAGTCCTACAGAACGTTTGGATGAGGTTTTGATTTTAGTCATGAAGGCTCCGCGAAGTTTTACAGGTGAGGATGTTGTGGAGATTCATTGCCATGGAGGTTTGATATCTGTACAGCGTGTGTTGGGTCGGGTGCTTTCGCAACCAGGTATACGTAGGGCTATGGCTGGGGAGTTTAGTCAACGTGCTGTTCTAAACGGAAGACTAGATCTCACTAGTGCTGAGGCAATAAATGAACTTATTTCTGCTCGAAGTCGTAGAGCGGCTCAGTTAGCAATGAAGGGATTGGACGGAGGCATCCAGCGTCGTATAACGCTACTTAGAAAAAGGTTGTTAGATCAACTGAGTGAATTAGATGCACGTGTAGATTTTGAAGAGGATTTGCCGAAATTGGATAGTGCTTTGGTTCTCAATGAACTTCAAACAGTTTCTTTGGAATTAAGACAATTAATTCAAGACTCAGAAAGAGGTCTTGTGTTTCGAAAAGGACTTCGAGTTGCTTTAATTGGTCGCCCAAATGTTGGGAAAAGTTCTTTACTTAATCGATTAAGTGGCCATAACAAAGCAATTGTTTCTGACTTACCAGGTACAACAAGAGATCTATTAGAAAGCTCGTTGGATTTAAATGGTGTTCCAATTACTTTGATAGATACAGCAGGTATTCATGAAACAAAGGATTCATTAGAAAACCTTGGGATTGATCGTAGCTATGAAGTCTTGCTAGGAGCAGATGTTGTTTTGTTGGTATTTGATTTAGGGGTTGGTTGGACTAAGGCAGATTCTCAGTTATTAGAAAAGATTCCAGCTGATATCCCACGCCTTCTAATTGGTAACAAGGCGGATCTTTTGGATTCTGATAATCGGCACCATAGTTCTTCTTGTCATGAAGAAAGTTCTCCTAATGTGATTATGAGTTCTCTTACAGGAGCTGGTGAGGAGAATGTAATTCAAGCAATTTTAAAAGTTTGTGGTGCTACTGACACCGAAAATTTGATAATTTCGCTTAATGAACGACAACGGGATCTTGCATTAGCAGCTCTTGCAGCATTGGCCCGTGTTCAGGAGGTTGCGAATGAGAAGCTGCCGTGGGATTTTTGGACTATTGATTTGCGTGATGCAATTCATAGCTTGGGAGAGGTTTTGGGCGAGGAAGTAACGGAGGCTGTACTTGATCGAATCTTTTCACGGTTTTGTATCGGTAAATAA
- a CDS encoding ABC transporter ATP-binding protein, with the protein MPNSSGQVLQLKHLRIAYPSSNTWILNGLNLELSAGEKIALVGGSGCGKSTVAKASIQLLPAKSICEGEIFLGGKDPRQLTEQKLRELRAKTVGLIFQDPMTRLNPLIKVGDHLLDTLQAFQPRSNSKQRKEKAEELLERVGIDPKRFNAYPHELSGGMRQRLGIALAIALNPPLIIADEPTTSLDVAVANQIMGQLNDLCEEMGVALLLISHDLALAARWCKKIAILYKGQIVEQGPCKEILSQPKSEIGKRMVEAAREKEALINPSQCQKSIVLEINNLRCWHRERGLPWSKNWIKAINGISFSLHTGESIGIVGKSGCGKSTLCRALMGLIPVRGGLIKLNGCTILNLKGKDFYKQREQIQMVFQDPYACLNPKMTVGEAIADPLLIHRICNKSNAKEISLKLLQKVGLNPPENFQNRLPNQLSGGQQQRVAIARAIALKPKVLICDESVSMLDPEIQAEVLSLLKQLQQNLGIGIIFITHDLQIASRFCQKIIVLDQGKVIEEGLPEKVFNEPVSRVTKSLVKSCPRLPTSR; encoded by the coding sequence ATGCCCAATTCTTCGGGGCAGGTTCTTCAGCTGAAACACTTGCGTATCGCTTATCCATCCAGCAATACTTGGATATTGAATGGGCTAAACCTTGAGCTTTCTGCAGGAGAAAAGATCGCTCTAGTAGGAGGATCAGGATGTGGAAAAAGTACGGTAGCAAAAGCTTCAATACAACTTCTCCCAGCCAAAAGCATTTGTGAAGGTGAAATATTCCTTGGAGGTAAAGATCCTCGTCAACTTACAGAACAGAAACTTAGAGAATTGCGAGCAAAAACTGTAGGGCTGATTTTTCAAGATCCAATGACTCGTTTAAACCCCCTAATCAAAGTGGGAGATCATTTACTTGACACCCTCCAAGCTTTCCAACCCAGAAGCAACTCCAAACAAAGAAAAGAAAAAGCCGAAGAACTCTTAGAGAGAGTAGGCATTGATCCCAAAAGATTTAATGCCTACCCTCATGAACTAAGTGGAGGTATGCGTCAACGACTAGGAATTGCTTTAGCAATAGCACTCAATCCTCCTTTAATCATCGCTGATGAACCAACTACAAGCCTAGATGTTGCAGTAGCTAATCAAATAATGGGTCAATTAAATGACCTTTGTGAGGAAATGGGTGTTGCCCTCTTGCTAATAAGCCATGACCTTGCCTTAGCAGCCCGCTGGTGTAAAAAGATCGCAATCCTGTACAAAGGTCAAATAGTTGAACAAGGGCCTTGCAAAGAAATACTGAGCCAACCTAAATCAGAAATTGGCAAAAGAATGGTAGAAGCAGCGCGTGAAAAAGAGGCGTTAATTAATCCATCTCAATGCCAGAAATCAATTGTCCTAGAAATAAATAATTTGCGTTGTTGGCATAGAGAGCGCGGGCTCCCATGGAGCAAAAATTGGATCAAGGCAATAAATGGAATTAGTTTTTCATTGCACACCGGTGAAAGTATTGGAATTGTTGGAAAGTCAGGATGTGGGAAAAGCACTTTATGCAGGGCTTTGATGGGGCTAATCCCTGTGCGGGGTGGACTGATAAAACTAAATGGTTGCACAATTCTGAATTTAAAAGGTAAAGATTTTTACAAACAAAGAGAACAAATTCAAATGGTTTTTCAAGATCCATATGCTTGCCTTAACCCAAAAATGACTGTTGGCGAAGCGATAGCAGATCCCTTACTAATTCATAGAATCTGTAACAAGTCAAATGCAAAAGAAATATCTTTAAAACTCCTGCAAAAAGTAGGGCTTAACCCTCCCGAGAATTTTCAAAATAGATTACCAAATCAGCTCTCTGGCGGTCAGCAGCAGAGAGTTGCTATAGCTAGAGCTATAGCCTTAAAACCAAAAGTTCTTATTTGTGATGAAAGCGTAAGCATGTTGGATCCAGAAATTCAAGCTGAGGTTCTGTCCCTGCTTAAACAGTTACAACAGAATCTAGGAATAGGGATAATTTTTATTACGCATGATTTACAGATTGCATCACGTTTCTGTCAGAAAATAATCGTATTGGATCAAGGCAAAGTAATTGAAGAAGGGTTGCCAGAAAAGGTCTTTAATGAACCTGTTTCCCGAGTCACAAAATCTCTTGTCAAATCTTGTCCAAGGTTACCAACGTCAAGATAA
- a CDS encoding RluA family pseudouridine synthase codes for MKLEEKTPEFGEGEGELVKLIYLRPLPMRLDRWLVSQRQEQSRSRIQKFIDAGYVRVNGNKGLSKTPLRKDDEVLLWIPPPEPLPYLKPEKMQLNILFEDEHLIVINKPSGLTVHPAPGNKDGTLVNGVLHHCRDLPGINGKLRPGIVHRLDKDTTGCIVIAKNQESLVSLQKQIQTRIASRNYLAVVHGVPKGEEGIIIGPIGRHPVDRKKYAVVSDQNGRHACTNWRLKERLGDYSLLSFKLDTGRTHQIRVHCLHQGHPIVGDPIYSRCKKLPVDLPGQALHAIHLGLEHPVTGTRLEFNAPLPPSFTQLLSVLRRRLDHLS; via the coding sequence ATGAAGCTTGAGGAGAAAACACCTGAGTTTGGAGAAGGAGAAGGAGAGCTGGTCAAGCTTATTTATCTCAGACCATTGCCAATGAGACTTGACCGTTGGTTGGTTAGCCAAAGACAAGAACAAAGTCGTAGTCGCATACAGAAATTTATTGATGCAGGATATGTTCGTGTTAATGGAAATAAGGGACTTTCTAAAACACCTCTAAGAAAAGATGATGAGGTTCTTTTATGGATTCCACCTCCTGAGCCTTTGCCATATTTAAAGCCAGAAAAAATGCAACTAAATATCCTATTTGAAGATGAACATTTGATTGTTATCAATAAACCTTCAGGCCTAACTGTTCACCCAGCACCGGGTAATAAAGATGGCACTTTAGTGAATGGTGTTTTACATCATTGTAGAGACCTACCAGGGATTAATGGAAAACTTAGGCCCGGCATAGTTCATCGTCTTGATAAGGATACAACAGGTTGCATTGTTATTGCTAAGAATCAGGAATCTTTGGTGAGTTTGCAAAAGCAGATTCAAACTCGTATTGCATCACGTAATTATCTTGCTGTGGTTCATGGTGTACCTAAAGGTGAAGAAGGAATAATCATTGGTCCTATCGGGAGGCATCCAGTTGATAGAAAGAAATATGCTGTTGTTTCCGATCAGAATGGAAGACATGCCTGCACAAATTGGCGTTTAAAAGAACGTCTAGGGGATTATTCATTGCTGAGCTTTAAGTTAGATACTGGCCGCACGCATCAAATACGAGTTCATTGCTTGCACCAAGGCCATCCCATTGTGGGCGACCCTATTTATAGCCGTTGTAAAAAACTTCCTGTTGATCTACCTGGCCAGGCATTGCATGCAATTCACCTCGGCTTGGAACATCCTGTTACAGGAACAAGGCTGGAGTTTAATGCTCCATTGCCACCATCTTTTACTCAGTTATTATCTGTTTTGCGCAGAAGATTAGATCATTTATCTTGA
- the ylqF gene encoding ribosome biogenesis GTPase YlqF: MSFPTIQWYPGHIAKAEQQLTNGLDKVDLVIEVRDARIPVSTSHPHLKKWIQGKQHLLVINRRDMVSGEAMHSWDKWFRDQGQTPWWCDAKRGTGVKQIQQAAIRAGDHLNQRRLSRGMRIRPVRALVLGFPNVGKSALINRLVRQKIVASARRAGVTRTLRWVRVGQDLDLLDAPGVLPPRLDNQKSALLLAICDDIGMGAYDVQVVAVEFLKMLALLENKVEVSNQILHTRYGIPFPTEPDECLKWLSLLAQRNTSGQIERMAQRVLDDFRKSHLGLISLELP, from the coding sequence TATCCAGGCCATATAGCTAAAGCAGAGCAACAATTAACCAATGGACTGGATAAAGTTGATTTGGTGATTGAAGTACGTGATGCAAGGATTCCTGTATCCACTTCTCATCCGCATCTCAAGAAGTGGATACAGGGTAAGCAGCATCTATTAGTGATTAATCGACGTGACATGGTTTCTGGAGAAGCCATGCATTCATGGGATAAATGGTTTAGGGATCAAGGCCAGACACCATGGTGGTGCGATGCGAAAAGAGGTACCGGTGTTAAGCAGATTCAGCAAGCTGCAATTCGTGCTGGGGATCATCTCAATCAGCGTCGTCTTTCGAGGGGGATGCGTATTCGGCCAGTACGCGCTCTCGTTTTGGGTTTTCCAAATGTTGGCAAGTCTGCTTTGATTAATAGATTGGTGCGTCAGAAGATTGTTGCGAGCGCTAGGCGCGCTGGTGTTACAAGGACTTTACGTTGGGTCAGAGTTGGCCAAGATTTAGATTTGCTTGATGCTCCTGGAGTATTACCCCCAAGATTAGATAATCAGAAATCGGCTTTATTGCTTGCTATTTGTGATGATATTGGGATGGGAGCATATGACGTTCAAGTTGTTGCAGTTGAGTTTTTGAAAATGCTGGCTTTGTTAGAAAACAAGGTTGAGGTTTCTAATCAGATTTTGCATACCCGTTACGGAATACCTTTTCCAACAGAACCCGATGAATGTTTGAAGTGGTTGAGCCTTTTGGCACAAAGAAATACCTCAGGGCAGATTGAGAGGATGGCGCAAAGGGTTTTGGATGATTTTCGAAAATCGCATTTGGGTTTGATTTCCTTGGAGCTCCCATGA